Proteins encoded by one window of Leopardus geoffroyi isolate Oge1 chromosome X, O.geoffroyi_Oge1_pat1.0, whole genome shotgun sequence:
- the CYSLTR1 gene encoding cysteinyl leukotriene receptor 1 → MDGVGNLTVSSASNNTCNDTIDDFRNQVYSTLYSMISVVGFFGNSFVLYVLIKTYHEKSAFQVYMINLAVADLLCVCTLPLRVVYYVHKGIWLFGDFLCRLSTYALYVNLYCSIFFMTAMSFFRCIAIVFPVQNINLVKHKKAKFVCVGIWIFVILTSSPFLMSTSYKDEKNNTKCFEPPQDNQAKNHVLVLHYVSLFVGFIIPFVIIIVCYTMIILTLLKNSMNKNLSSRKKAIGMIIVVTAAFLISFMPYHIQRTIHLHFLHNETKPCDSVLRMQKSVVITLSLAASNCCFDPLLYFFSGGNFRRRLSTIRKHSLSSVTYVPKKKASLPEKEEEICKE, encoded by the coding sequence ATGGATGGAGTTGGAAATCTGACAGTTTCTTCTGCCAGTAATAACACGTGCAATGATACCATTGATGACTTCCGCAATCAAGTGTATTCTACCCTGTACTCTATGATCTCCGTCGTGGGCTTCTTTGGCAATAGCTTTGTGCTCTATGTCCTCATAAAAACATATCATGAGAAGTCAGCTTTCCAAGTATACATGATTAATTTAGCAGTAGCAGATTTACTGTGCGTGTGTACACTGCCTCTCCGTGTGGTCTATTATGTTCACAAAGGCATTTGGCTCTTTGGTGACTTTTTGTGCCGCCTCAGCACCTATGCCTTGTATGTCAACCTCTATTGTAGTATCTTCTTTATGACAGCCATGAGTTTTTTCCGGTGCATTGCAATTGTTTTCCCAGTCCAGAACATTAATTTGGTTAAACATAAGAAAGCCAAATTTGTGTGTGTTGGCATTTGGATTTTTGTAATTTTGACCAGTTCTCCATTTTTAATGTCCACATCTtacaaagatgagaaaaacaataCCAAGTGCTTTGAGCCTCCACAGGACAATCAGGCTAAAAATCATGTTTTGGTCTTGCATTATGTGTCATTGTTTGTCGGatttattattccttttgttATTATAATTGTCTGTTACACAATGATCATTTTAACCTTACTGAAAAATTCAATGAACAAAAATCTGTCAAGCCGTAAAAAAGCTATAGGAATGATCATAGTTGTGACAGCTGCCTTTTTGATCAGCTTCATGCCATATCATATTCAACGCACCATCCACCTTCATTTTTTACACAATGAAACGAAACCCTGTGATTCTGTTCTTAGAATGCAAAAGTCAGTGGTCATAACCTTGTCTCTGGCTGCATCAAATTGTTGCTTTGACCCTCTCCTATATTTCTTTTCAGGGGGGAACTTTAGGAGAAGGCTGTCTACAATTAGAAAGCATTCTTTGTCCAGTGTGACTTATGTACCCAAGAAAAAGGCCTCTTtgccagagaaagaagaagaaatatgtaaagaataa